gatttatcaatttattcatgatagacacagagggagagagaggcagagagagaagcaggctccatgccgggagcctgacatgggacttgatcccaggactccaggatcgcaccccaggccaaaggccagcaagcgctaaaccgctgagccacccagggatcccctaagccaTTTCTTTTTGATATCGATATACTTGGTCCAAAATATCATTATCAACCACAACTATTACTGCATCTGCTGCAAATACTTTGCATTCCTCTCATGCTAACATTCCTGCAATAGACATAAAGTGGGGAATGGGACCCCTGTTCCAAAAATCTAATTGGGGAGACTGGAATAATGCAAGGGAACATGCAAGAGTTAACAATAGGAGACAAAATGTCTATAGCTACAAATTGAGGTGCCAAATGAACAGCATAAAAAAATGCTCTGGGATTTAAAACACGGATTAACTTAGTGTTGATTGAGCATCTAGTATGATCTAGGAACTTACAAAACGTAAAAAGGACAGCACATTTCTTtagttttgacatttaaaaaaaagatttttaatttatttattcatgagagacacacagagagaggcagagacacaggcagagggagaagcaggctccctgcagggagtggaggtgggactcgatcccaggaccttgggatcacgccctgagccaaaggcagatgcgcaaccaccgagccccccaggtgtccctaaaataatttttttttttaaaagagaaggttACCATTTGGGTAAATCCATACACATCATATTTGCTTGTAAGTGCACAGACCGTCTCTGCAAGGGCACCCCGGGAACTGGAAACTGGTGGGCCCAGGTTGAGAGGGGGACCCCGGagtcacgccccgggccgaaggcagaggctccaccgctgagccccccaggggtcccccgTTTTGGACTTTTGGAACAGGGCTTCATTTCGCCTGCAGTTTCGGAGGCAGTCGCTGGcggggccctgggggggggggggtgcgggggcgcACCTGATggtccctctccttcctcccaggtTAAGAGCAAGCGGGGTCCCGATCCTCAGCCGGCGCCTGGGAGACCTGTGGGAGCTGCACCCCGCCTTCGACGTCGTGGTCAACTGCTCGGGCCTGGGCAGCCGGCAGCTTGCGGGCGACGCCGAGGTCCTCCCGGTGCGCGGCCAGGTGCTGCGCGTGCGCGCCCCGTGGGTGAAGCATTTCATCCGGGAGGGGGCCGGGCTGACCTACGTCTATCCGGGCGCCTCCGACGTGGTGCTGGGCGGGACGAGGCAGGAGGGGGACTGGAACCTGTCCCCCGATGCCGAGGCCAGCAGGGACATCTTTTCCCGTTGCTGCGCCCTGGAGCCGTCGCTGCGCGGAGCGGCCGGGCTGCGGGAGCAGGTGGGCCTGCGGCcgggggggcgcggggtgcgGCTGCAGGCGGAGCGGGTGCGCGGCGCGGCGGGGACGCTGCGGGTGGTCCACCACTACGgccacggcggcggcggcgtcgcGGTGCACTGGGGCGCCGCCCTGGAGGCCGCGCTGCTGGCCCGCAGctgcgcccccgcgccccccgcgccccccgcggacCCCGCggaccccgcggcccccgcggaccccgcggcccccgcgcccagGTTgtagccacccccaccccgccccgctgAGCGCCCGCAGGTGGATCCCCCCAACTTTCCCGTCGCACGCACGCAGGCTTCCTCAGCTGCTCTCTTTTGGTCTCCAAATTGCCAATGCTCCGGACGAATCAGGACTAGGAGTCTAACCCACGAGCCACGCACCGCTGGGCCCAAGCGGAGGCCTAACCACCCAGCGGGGCATGACTCTACTTTTGTTAAGAATACTTGTtccagggggtccctgggtggcgcagcggtttggcgcctgcctttggcccagggcacatgctggagtcccgggatcgagtcccgcgtggggctccctgcatggagcctgcttctccctcctcctgtgtctctgcctctgtctctctctatgtctatcacaaataaataaataaatcttaaaaaaaaaaaaaaaaaaagaatacttgttCCAGGGCCGCCCAACTGGGGGTGCGGGTGGGCTCAGCAggttagggccgccttcagcccagagcgtgatcctggagacccaggttagagtcccacgtcgggctccctgcgtggagcctgcttctccctctgcctgtgtctctgcctctgtctctctctctctctctgtgtctctcatgaataaacaaataaaatcttaaaataaaataagtaaatgtgaataatatatatatataaaatacttgttACAGAATAAGATTTCTCTTAGGTCTGGTGTTCAAAGATCTGCGCTAATAATTTACACAGGGGCTGGAGGCTGTGGGGGTGTTGACATCTTGGGGCTCATAAATCCACGGGAAGAGCTAAGGTATGGAAAAGGCTTGAGTCACTGCCAGCTGCAGAGCTGCCCGTGATGCCTGTGGGTTGTGCTCAAGGGGGCATTATAAGCCCCCTGAATAAAATGATCATACGGTGATCATACGACAAATTTAAGAGATTATCACAGTTAAGACAAGACAAAGCATGGTTGCTGCTAGTACTAGTGGCAACCTCTTCCTCCCCTCAGCTGGTTAGAGGACGGGGATGAAGTCACCTACGGACATGGCATCGACTCAATAGCTGCCTGGGGTCAGGCCCCTAAGGGTGCTACTGTCCATTACCACAAATGATTGTGTTGTGTGGTTGACTTTGCCTAAGCATTTTTGAAGATTAAGTACCAGGCGCAGCCAAAGAGCTAATTTGCTGATTAAGATGGAACAACCATTCCGAATGAAATATATCCAAAGGGTTTTCTGCAAGttgttgcggggggggggggggggggaactacTGGGAAGAGGGGGAAATGTGTCATGATAAAATGAGTCTGGCAattgctgaaataaataaatctaaccTGGCTTCTCAACACAGGTCTGCTCAGAGTTAATCTGTTCGTGTGTATTGTGAACACTCAGGAGGGTTTTGGCTTTAGTGAATGGTAAAGGAGGGGCTGCTCACTAAGATAAGGAAGCTTTggagaaatatatgtaaattttaattttaattttggcagGAGATGGCTTGTGTTTAGTGATAATAAGTTCTATTTCAGACATCCCAgggttgggaggaggggagatgTGAAGTTGGCAATGAGAAGGTGGGAAAGAGGAAGCCCCCAGCATAGCTCCATTTTGCTGTTCACTGAATTTTgcatatgatttttcttaaagagaacGTTCTGctagaggaaggagagagggagagaaaggagagagaggggaatgagagagacagagagaaaaccaGTGTACTAGATGATCTTCATCTTTCCTTGCAGTATTTAAAATCCTCCATCAAGTGTGCTTCTTCCCCATAGGTTTCCACCAGGGGGTGGTATTGTATCAGGTTCAGATAAATTGGTAAATTTGAAAATTGAGAAAtgactagaaatgaaaaatggatcCCAGCTGTGTGGAGTGAGTGTGCGATTCTTTTAAGGTTTGGGAgtttatatgccccaaatgtgacTGTTCTCTTCAAAGTATTTGAGAAACACACAAGCGGGTTGACAACACGCACGCGCGCGTGTGCTCATCACAGTCTGTGAGAACTAATGTTATGGTAAAATGGCATTTGAAAGAGAGGACGTAAAATGTTTAATGGTTATCATGAAGATCAAGACTGCTGCTCAAGGTAGGTTTGGTTCGGTTGTGTTTACGGCGCTGTTAAGTGCACTCGTTTGCTCCTTATGCCCAGGTTTAGATCCTGCGGTGTTTCCATTCCAGATACACAGGCTCACGCTCTGTGCTGCTCTATTTGCTACTCTATGTcagtctgcattttatttttctagttcaaCTGGAAGACCCAAAGATTGAGGGCTTCTTGAGAAAATGGTCATGGCTCCATGCCCTGATTTCATTTTCACTAATTGCTAAATGTTTGCTCCCCGTGTCTCGTGGAGGTTTATTCATTTTGGTCAGCAGCTAGCTGCCAGCCTGGGCGGCAcactagaatcacctgggaagttttgaaaaaaatactgatttccaGCCTGCTATGTTAAATTAGAATCTCTGGAGGGTGGTGTGGGACCCCCGCGTTGGCATTTGCTCAAACCTGCCCACAGAGTGTGAGCCGACAACGGCAGCTGAGAACTCTGGAGcactcttccctcctttcctcctgggactccagggccaCCGTAACCCCTACCAGTGCCTGCCTTCTCCGTCATCTCAGGGCGTGGAGCTAGGAGGGATGTGCTCACGTGAGTGGTGCATCCTTTGGCGCTTCTGGGCAAGGTGGCCTGTGGAATTAGCCACCTCCCAGAGTGGCTCCCTAGAAATGCTGGGAATAACCTTGCTGGCTGCAGGTCAGCTGCCCAGAGTCAGCTGCCTTTGTCTGAAAGATGAGACACTGAATATACACATGGGTGATGGCCAggctatatataaaaatagaactctgacCCCCAACCTGTGGCAGCGGGCTCAGGAAACCAACTCCCTTATCCACAATAACCagcccagggagcctgcctgctATGGGTCGGACTTGCAGGAAGCCAGATTGCCATCTCTAGTAACAATCCAGAAAGCtgacccatcttttttttttttttttttttttaagattttatttatttattcatgagagacacacacagagagaggcagagacacaggctcagagagcagcagcctccatgcagggagccccaggtgggactccaccccggcaatccaggatcacaccctgggccgaagggaggagcataactgctgagccaccccgacgTCCCTAACCAATCATTTCTGAAGCAATTGGCCCCAAATGGCCAGGACTTGGTTGATAGCTGACAGCTTCCCTAATTTGGGGCCCATTTTCAACTTAGGGCCAACTAGAGACAGCACGTACGCACCCCTAACCAATCACCCGGATGCCTCCCTTCTACTTAGCTCACTCAGCCTCCACTTAGGGCATACCTAaagccttgtctttttttttttttcctacttctacaGCTGCCCCACTCTTCTCCCTGCCTTGGAGTCAAGGTGGCCAACTCCCTGGCTCTAGCAAACTCTGGATAAGTCGTCATTGTTTTTCGCATTTTGAGGGTCTTCATTTCCACAAAGATTTCCTGTTTCTGTAGGTTGTTGTCCTCCTTGGTGACCTGTGCCAAGGCCAGAGAATGGAgcactccctccccaccccacccctcctcgCTCCGTTTTCTATTACagaccttttaaaatgtttttctgaacATGGAGAACAACCAATTTCCTTCTTAAAATCTCTGCTTTCAGGCATCTGACATTTGTGGCTGAGCTCAGGCCCGCTGTGCCTCTGACCCAGAGGGACACGGCAGCTTGGAGGGAAAGGGCCTTGCCAGCTGGGGGCTTCTTCAGAAGGCAGAGGTTATGTTCATACTTTTAGGCTTATATTCACTCAGGAAGAAGCTAAGCAGAAAGACCACAGCCCAGTAGGACACCGTTGTATAGAAGAAAGGCTATTTTCAAAAATGacatattcttctttttattgaaaagacGCGTTCAAGCCAATTGATATTTGAACCAATTTTTCCCAATCCACTAAGAGCttttagagaaagggaagaaaataacgGTGGGATCTCCTCTGAGAGTTGCAGTTCTGTAGGGGAAAAACCTGTGCCAGGATTCTCCGAACTTGTCAGATTTTGAAATGAATGTAGCACTCTCAGTATTTTTTCTTGGTTCCTCTCATCTTTCTTCTTGAGAGTGTGAATGATGGAGACACATTTGAAACCTGTTTCCTCTGGGGATCATTCACTCCGGAAAAGCCGATTGAGATGTTTAAGTGGTCCCTTTCTTCTTGAAGAATCTCAGCAGTTTGCTACCAGGCCCGGGGGCTTTATTATCCTAAGTGACTTTGCTGCCTATAAATTACAGCCCTAAGTAGCCAAAGGGAATGAGTTAACCGGATCTCTGAAAGAATGTAACCAATGTTTCTTCAATTATTAGCAGAACAATTGACTTCCATCTGCTCAGGGCACCTGCCCACCTGGCCTGTAGCCACGCTACCCATGATGCCACCACTCAGAGCCTTGAATTGCAATTTTTACCCTGATGTAAAAATTTTTACCCTACCCTCAAATTTTGTATGTATCCTAGTATTTCCCTGCCTTGACCCGAGTGGTCTGGCAATGGACCTCAGCCAGTGTTGCAAATACTCCAAATGGTTTGCCCGCTGTGCCCAAACCCATTTTCTTGGGAAATCTGCTCAGATCCGGGGGCTCACTCTCGGGGAGCAGTATCCCCCATGCCCTGCCTCTCTGGTCACAGCTTATTGGATCAGAGGAAACCATCCGTTAGGTTTAGGTTCAGTTGCAAGTGAGAGAAACTCCCCCAAACAGTTGCTTAAACAAGATGGGCACGCATCTCTCCGTCCCGTAAAAGAAGCTTTGGATGTGGGCAGTCCAGCGCTGCTGCGGGGATTCCATCAGTCACCTGAGCTCTTCTGGTTCATACTCTTCTACCTCAAGAGTGTGGCTCTTGCGCTCTTGGCCCACAGGTCATCATGTCCAACCCCAAGGGAACGTCTCAGGAGACTCAAGCAACACTTTGGCTTATGTCTCACAGCTTGGGATTTAGCCTCAGGCCTACACTGAGCTTCAAGGGAAGCTGGAAATGTAGTCTTTTGGCTTGGTGACCCTGTGGAGGTTAAGGTTTTAGCAGACGTTGCTGGAAGTATCCAACTATAAACTGGGCGAAGCCAGTTAGAGTCTCAAGACTTTATACCAAGGGATTCTAAAACCGGTTCCAGGTGATGGCAGGCTCTGAAGACATGTAGGCTTGGGCCTACAGTTCATGTTGTTCAGGTTTTCACAGGGGGAGCCAGGcaaagagaggaggcagagaagagcaGGGAAGGAAGCCTAAGGGGCCATGAACTTATAGGGAAACATCGAGAATGATCTCGGGTCCTGACCCAGTCCAGTTTCTCATGAGGTCTGATGGGACAGTCAATTCTGCATTCCTCAGAAAcgtcacatttaaaaaaactgctttttgaaaaatcatgTATTAAGGAGGGAGAATGGATGAAGACTGGAGAGTTTCAGATTTCCCCCAAAGAAGTTATCTTTCCTACAGTAATTTCAATTAGAAGGATGCTTTTTATAGCCCTAAGACTAAAATCTAAACATCACGGGACAAGTCTAGCATTTGGTGGCTTTtagcttttgtttaaaaatcttgTCCATGCTTATTACCTATCAGGGACATTTGGTATATCCTTATCTCCTTTACCTTTGTTATCACCTATTATTAGGGTAAACAAAGTCAAAACTACCGAAACAAAGCTCTTGTGTCGCTCAGGCAACAGTTTTTCTTATACGCTAGCTGCTGAGTATGTTATTAGTTCCTGGTCAAGCTCTCGTTGTAACCAATAGTGTTCTCAGTAATGCAGATTATATTCTTTAATTACTAGACTCGAGTTATGGCCAATTTGTATGGCAAAAGCTCATGCTGTAGGAGTAATGCCTGTATTTAATTTCCTGTCCACGGATTCCATGGGGGAAATACTTTATCATAATCCTCCTTTCTCCTTGAGCCCATTAGATTAGATTCTCTCCTTTCAATCAAAAACACACTTGTCAGTCAGCTTATAAAAAAACAAGTGGATCCTTGAGATGGGAAAACAGATTCCAACTATTCACTAGACCAAGGGTTGGCAAACTGCTTCTGTAAAGGGCCCAGTAGTAAAGATTTTAGGTTTTGCAGACCATTCAGTCTCTGTTGCAACCACTCAACTGTGCCACTATAGTTCGAGAGCAGTGAGATATTTTGTAAACAATGgtcatggctgtgttccaataaaactttatttacaaaaataggcaaagggtCAGATTTGGCATCAGGGCTAGAGCTTGCCCTGTCCTAAACTATAACCTTCATGTGGGCAGAAATATTTCTgattcatttaacattttctattcaACTCCAAACACGAAGCCTGGTACtagataaacatttgttgaatcaCTGGGTGAGCAAACTATCAATGTGGCATTAGTAGACAGATTATCTCagcttaaatttgaaaaaaaaaatactactaagCCTCATTCAACAAGCTCTTTTGTTGGCTTTCTAATTGATTTTCCTTAAAAACTGTGAAAGTATATCTACTGCTAATATCTCGCAGCTTATGTACCACAGAGAACACAGTCATGGCCTGGATTCTGAGGCAACTGGATGATTTAAGCAGCCAGAAGGCATAGGACAAAGGAAATTTTCTTAGAAGCAGAGTCTTTACGTCAGTGCTCTCATCCAGGCTGCACATCCCACTGGCATTATTCTACTAGGCTGGGCCCAGGAAGGAACGTAAGACTGTCCTCTGGTAAGGGAATGGGTGAAAGCTATGTCCTTTCCCTGCTTTTGTGATCTCTGCAGCCTCTAGCCTGTTGTGCCCgggatttttttcctactaagagaggaatgagagaaaaatttttaaaaaatgggcctAGAGTCAGGAAACTGTATTGGCAGAAAGCCTTCTGGGCAAGCTCAATACCTTGTCTCAGCTTGGACCATCCCATCTTGACCCCCAAATCCCGTTGTCTGCCTTGCCCGCTGATGGCACCCTTAGTGTGTCTGGTCTTCTCCCATGGTTTGCCTTACTTTTGCACCCACTCAAATGTGAGTTAGCTTTCCTGAACAAAATTCTATTTGACCGTCTGGACCAGAGGTCTTCAACCCTGACTGTgcatgggaaaaaacaaaacaaaacaagaatttgATAACCTATGCCTACCCACAGACCAACAGAATTATCAGCTCTTGGGTGGGGATAGCAggcatcaaaattttaaaaagtatcccCCACCCTCATCTCGGTGATTTTAATGTGTAACCAGGATTAAGACACACTGATCTAGATTTCCAATACTGGCTGTGCATCACAATCACCTGGGAACTTATATTCATTCAAtcatgggagacagagaacacacatacataccctaATGTACAGAGGTATTAAATGCTACacagaaaaatttttattatatttattttttcaatttttattttttaaaaaaattttaaacagggAGGATTAAAGGCTACTGTTTTATACAGAGTGGTGTGGTTAGGCCTTTCTGAGCAGGTGGCTCTTGACTGGAAGCCTAAGGAAAGTGAGGGAATTACAATCCACGTGAATATCTGGGAGAAGAATATTCTAGACAGAGGGAAGAACAGGTGAAAAGGTCCTGAGTGGAGCGTGGGAGAAGTGGAGTGTGCTTGGCCTGTATAAGGTActgcaaggaggccagtgtgtcTGGGTGCAATGAGCAAGAAGGAGAGTGGGAATACATTAGGTCAGAGGTCAGGTCAGATTGTTTAGGACTGGGGGCCAGGATGAGGATTTCAGATTTTGTACTAAGTGCCATGGGAAACTATCAGAGGGTTGAGAATAAGGGAATACCATGATCTGATTTTACTCTGGTTGCTGTGTGGAGAAGAAACTGAATGGAAAGCCAAGAAAGCAAAAAGGGAGACAGTACTGAGAGAGGCATTGCAATGATCTGGGGAAAGAGGAGGGTAGCTTGGACGAGGGTGGTGGAAGGAGTAAGAAGTGGCTGGattctgcatatatatatataaatgggatTGGCTAATGGATCTTGGAGGATGTGAAAATCAAAGAGGAGGTAAAGCTAACTCCAAGGTTTGTGGTCTGAGCATCTGGATGAACAGAGCTGCTATGCTCTGAGAGGGAGAACACTGATGGGGAAGGTTTAGTTGGAGGGTGGGAAGTATAAAAAATCAGAAGTGTTGGGCGTGTTCAATTATTAGACACCCAAGGGGAGATGTCGAGGATGCAGTTGGATGTATGAGCCTGGAGTTTAGGGACAGGCCCAGAATGGAAGTGCAAACTTGGGAGTTACCAGCATATTTAAAACTATGGTAGTTGATGACTATGgtagaaatgacttaaaaagaaaaggagatacttgaggggagagaaagaaactaacattgattaagcacctactataGACTAGGTGCTTTTTACATGTACTAACTCTAACATTTTACAAGTTAGAGATATTACACTTCCCATTTTATACCTGGAAGGATTAaagttcaaaatttaa
Above is a genomic segment from Canis lupus baileyi chromosome 7, mCanLup2.hap1, whole genome shotgun sequence containing:
- the DDO gene encoding D-aspartate oxidase yields the protein MHQPRVAVVGAGVVGLSTALCLSRLGPPCAVTVVADKVTPHTTSDVAAGMLIPHTYPDIPIPKQKQWFRETFDHLFAIANSAEAEDAGVHLVSGWQIFRSVPTEEVPFWADVVLGFRRMTEAELKKFPQHVFGYAFTTLKCESSTYLSWLEKRLRASGVPILSRRLGDLWELHPAFDVVVNCSGLGSRQLAGDAEVLPVRGQVLRVRAPWVKHFIREGAGLTYVYPGASDVVLGGTRQEGDWNLSPDAEASRDIFSRCCALEPSLRGAAGLREQVGLRPGGRGVRLQAERVRGAAGTLRVVHHYGHGGGGVAVHWGAALEAALLARSCAPAPPAPPADPADPAAPADPAAPAPSWLEDGDEVTYGHGIDSIAAWGQAPKGATVHYHK